From Coturnix japonica isolate 7356 chromosome 3, Coturnix japonica 2.1, whole genome shotgun sequence, the proteins below share one genomic window:
- the MAS1 gene encoding proto-oncogene Mas has product MDESNITFHPSEGTENISMHRNISTQERVWEILTPLWVIMIISFLGFCENGIVLWCLCFQIKRNPFTAYITHLSIADISLLFCVFILSIEYIAGFGFAYGFYYYITTTLSIVFLLGYNTGLYLLTAISIERCLSIVYPIWYRCHRSRHQSAIVCAILWTLSFLMTVAEYLTCKDDSTREQFDEANHCQAMLIFIWILTFLIFIPLMILSSLILVIRIHRNSLRPHSSKLYIIIVATVVVFLIFAMPMRLLYLLNYHHWSSLLSQQNHVTIVLSTVNSSINPLVYFFVGSSKKKRFKESLKVVLSRALADGLRPRSQEVGMSLDIAETIF; this is encoded by the coding sequence ATGGATGAGTCAAACATAACGTTTCATCCCAGCGAAGGCACAGAGAACATCTCAatgcacagaaacatttctacaCAGGAAAGAGTCTGGGAGATATTGACCCCACTTTGGGTAATTATGATCATCTCCTTCCTGGGTTTTTGTGAAAATGGAATTGTCCTCTGGTGCCTCTGCTTCCAGATCAAAAGAAATCCATTCACTGCGTACATCACACACCTGTCCATTGCTGACATCTCCTTActgttttgtgtatttattctGTCGATTGAGTACATTGCTGGCTTTGGATTCGCGTATGGCTTTTACTACTATATAACCACCACACTGTCTATTGTCTTTCTTCTTGGATATAATACTGGTCTCTATCTCCTGACAGCCATCAGTATTGAGAGGTGTCTGTCTATTGTTTACCCCATCTGGTACCGCTGCCACCGGTCACGGCACCAATCAGCAATTGTATGCGCAATTCTATGGACTCTGTCTTTTTTGATGACAGTAGCTGAATACTTAACATGCAAAGATGATTCAACAAGGGAACAATTTGACGAAGCCAACCATTGCCAAGCAATGCTCATCTTCATATGGATCCTGACTTTCCTGATCTTCATTCCTCTAATGATTctgtccagcctgatcttggTCATCAGGATTCATCGTAACTCCCTGAGACCACATTCATCAAAGCTCTACATCATCATTGTGGCCACCGTCGTCGTCTTCCTCATCTTTGCCATGCCCATGAGGCTGCTGTACCTTCTGAACTATCACCATTGGTCATCTCTGCTCAGCCAGCAGAACCACGTCACCATTGTTCTCTCCACCGTCAACAGCAGCATCAACCCTCTTGTTTACTTCTTTGTAggaagcagcaagaaaaagaggTTCAAGGAGAGTCTCAAAGTGGTTCTTAGCAGAGCACTTGCTGATGGATTGCGGCCGAGAAGCCAAGAAGTTGGCATGAGCTTGGATATAGCAGAAACAATTTTCTAA